A single genomic interval of Argopecten irradians isolate NY chromosome 8, Ai_NY, whole genome shotgun sequence harbors:
- the LOC138330204 gene encoding von Hippel-Lindau disease tumor suppressor-like produces the protein MAESSEDSEDTKVIRSLNNDVTVKVQFFNRSGRKASLLWYNFKGVFVKYAILNDKDSIDMDTYETHPWGARDATTGDVLNINGSAVFNPKSPVDEVQLHVYPAIYIDLPLYSLKEICLQQVRKLYPKGQIKTIEDVLPWTLLTDLTDGPKHEVHYLYKHLKVSIGSHADHVIDKDGLVKMVELDGKKYPMGDHRLDGEREEQVDIKSDEEEGEQLINSETESDGEDEEEINSENDDGEMEEHELENDGEIDEEVVDNGEKDETVSSGQSSHSKKVSNCSIS, from the exons ATGGCGGAGTCTTCAGAAGATTCGGAGGACACAAAAGTGATTCGTTCGCTCAATAACGATGTTACTGTCAAGGTGCAATTTTTTAACCGAAGTGGAAGGAAAGCATCGTTACTGTGGTACAATTTTAAAGGAGTGTTTGTGAAATACGCCATTTTAAACGATAAGGATAGTATTGATATGGACACATATGAGACTCACCCCTGGGGAGCACGTGATGCTACGACGGGAGACGTGCTGAATATCAATGGGAGTGCCGTGTTTAATCCAAAATCTCCAGTTGACGAAGTCCAGCTGCATGTATATCCTGCCATATATATTGACTTGCCGT TGTATTCATTGAAAGAAATATGCCTACAACAGGTCAGAAAACTATATCCAAAGGGACAGATTAAAACAATAGAGGATGTGTTGCCATGGACACTGTTGACTGATCTGACAGATGGTCCAAAACATGAGGTCCACTACCTTTATAAGCACCTCAAGGTCAGTATAGGGTCACATGCAGATCATGTGATCGATAAAGATGGACTAGTCAAAATGGTGGAACTGGACGGAAAAAAATATCCAATGGGGGATCATCGTCTTGATGGAGAGAGGGAAGAACAAGTTGACATTAAAAGTGACGAAGAAGAGGGAGAACAACTTATTAATAGTGAAACTGAAAGTGATGGAGAAGATGAAGAAGAAATTAACAGTGAAAATGATGATGGAGAGATGGAAGAACATGAACTTGAGAATGATGGAGAGATTGATGAAGAAGTTGTCGATAATGGAGAGAAGGATGAGACTGTATCTAGTGGACAGTCGTCTCATTCAAAAAAAGTCTCCAATTGTTCTATctcttaa
- the LOC138330203 gene encoding ubiquitin-conjugating enzyme E2 T-like — protein MQRLSRMKKEIQMLSESPPHGISCWPKDEKIDELEAQIIGGEGTPYENGIFKIDIQIPERYPFEPPKVRFITPIYHPNIDNAGRICLDTLKMPPKGAWKPCLNVSTVLTSLQLLMAEPNPEDPLMTEISNEFKYNKPLFLQHAKEWTKQHAMPKVTIPDQLPKSEELKSGQENTLPTLRGKHEPSFEKQPIADITNKKPRR, from the exons ATGCAGCGTTTAAGTAGGATGAAAAAGGAGATTCAGATGCTGTCCGAGTCACCGCCTCATGGGATATCATGTTGGCCTAAGGATGAAAAGATAGACGAGTTAGAGGCTC aaaTCATCGGTGGTGAGGGTACTCcttatgaaaatggaatatttaaGATTGATATCCAAATTCCTGAAAG gTATCCATTTGAGCCACCCAAAGTACGATTTATTACACCCATTTATCATCCTAACATTGACAATGCCGGACGGATCTGTCTTGACACCCTCAAAATGCCACCAAAG GGAGCGTGGAAGCCCTGTTTGAATGTTAGTACTGTTCTCACATCACTACAACTCTTAATGGCAGAACCCAACCCAGAGGATCCACTTATGACGGAAATT tCCAATGAATTTAAATACAACAAACCATTGTTCCTGCAGCATGCAAAAGAGTGGACAAAACAACATGCTATGCCAAAGGTCACTATACCTGACCAG cTACCAAAATCTGAGGAACTTAAAAGTGGACAGGAAAATACACTACCAACGTTGAGAGGAAAACATGAACCATCTTTTGAGAAGCAACCCATAGCGgacattacaaataaaaaaccTAGGAGATGA